A single Candoia aspera isolate rCanAsp1 chromosome 5, rCanAsp1.hap2, whole genome shotgun sequence DNA region contains:
- the RPL31 gene encoding large ribosomal subunit protein eL31 yields the protein MAPAKKGGEKKKGRSAINEVVTREYTINIHKRIHGVGFKKRAPRALKEIRKFAMKEMGTPDVRIDTRLNKAVWTKGIRNVPYRIRVRLSRKRNEDEDSPNKLYTLVTYVPVTTFKGLQTVNVDEN from the exons ATGGCCCCTGCAAAGAAAGGTGGTGAAAAGAAGAAAGGCCGATCAGCCATCAATGAGGTGGTTACTCGAGAATATACCATAAATATTCACAAAAGGATCCATGGCGT GGGCTTCAAGAAACGGGCTCCTCGTGCTCTTAAGGAGATTAGAAAATTTGCCATGAAAGAAATGGGTACTCCTGATGTACGCATTGACACCCGTTTGAACAAGGCTGTCTGGACGAAAGGAATAAG gAATGTTCCTTACCGTATCCGTGTACGCTTATCCCGAAAGCGAAATGAAGATGAAGATTCACCAAATAAGTTGTATACACTGGTTACTTATGTGCCAGTCACCACTTTCAAAG gtcTACAGACTGTTAATGTAGATGAAAACTAA